One stretch of Prinia subflava isolate CZ2003 ecotype Zambia chromosome 7, Cam_Psub_1.2, whole genome shotgun sequence DNA includes these proteins:
- the LOC134552886 gene encoding MLV-related proviral Env polyprotein-like has product MVLVTVLMLFLWVMLISWILMSPVGIAVTLGYGIQKGQLTTLHSRMKREIQATTKMTLQNRLALDMLLLKEHGVCGYLKGQIDHCCIHIPNVTADVEHDISQLKQIEHEAQKEQKDLATSWLGKIFEGLGWNVSSWIKSILENLIILLIIFLVIWLVYRILKREIQKKASWNRTIMKALARNPAPSIRNNIPDKAYDNRGFEDEHPV; this is encoded by the exons atggtattggtaactgtgctcatgctcttcctgtgggtaatgttaatttcatggatactaatgtcaccagtagggattgctgttactttgggatatgggatacagaagggtcaactaacaactcttcattctagaatgaagagagagatacag gccaccaccaaaatgaccctgcaaaatcgtttggctttagatatgttacttttgaaagaacacggagtgtgtggatatttaaagggacaaatcgaccattgttgcatccacatcccaaatgtaactgcagatgtagaacatgacatcagtcagttaaaacaaatagagcatgaggcacaaaaggaacaaaaggatttagctactagctggttgggtaaaatctttgaaggattaggatggaatgtgagttcatggataaagtctatccttgaaaatctgataattttactgattatatttttagtaatttggttagtttacagaatcctgaagagagagatacagaaaaaggcatcttggaacaggaccataatgaaggcattggcacggaacccagcaccttcaatccgcaacaacatcccggacaaagcctatgacaacagaggatttgaagatgaacatccagtatga